A window of Castanea sativa cultivar Marrone di Chiusa Pesio chromosome 1, ASM4071231v1 contains these coding sequences:
- the LOC142615715 gene encoding AT-rich interactive domain-containing protein 5-like has protein sequence MEDNEKLDQNMAKDSDIDLVDANVEVQLQQREPQQDDSTVSMENQNPRENGNSDKVVGANEVVEEENKSVELGSSDDQVMVDAAPDDEVMAEDEKIDGDDVKGPVQNKSNDVKEPVENKSNGAADVKEPVENKSSNGTDARIEIHLEAPAAPVSAVEFSTPVAQNKNLWLSDVEMSEADEWGTPQDQAAFMKELERFHRENALEFKAPKFYGEPLNCLKLWRAVIRLGGYELVTASKLWRQVGESFHPPKTCTTVSWTFRIFYEKALLEYEKNKRQTGELQLAGSLPLSARVEKEGGGYQPPGSGRARRDAAARAMQGWHSQRLLGYGEVAEPIIKDKNLNSTLKREKNLKSIGSLKHKTPTGLEHAEKAAIVEVDKQLITTVVDVGPPADWVKINVRETKDCFEVYALVPGLLREEVRVQSDPAGRLVITGQPEQLDNPWGITPFKKVVSLPGRIDPLQTSAVVSLHGRLFVRVPFEQGSV, from the exons ATGGAGGATAACGAAAAGTTGGATCAAAATATGGCCAAAGATTCTGATATCGACCTTGTGGATGCGAATGTTGAAGTTCAACTTCAACAGCGAGAGCCACAGCAAGATGATTCTACTGTCTCTAtggaaaatcaaaaccctagagaaaatgGGAACTCGGATAAAGTTGTTGGGGCAAatgaggtggtggaggaggagaaTAAGAGTGTTGAATTGGGTAGTAGTGATGATCAGGTTATGGTTGATGCTGCTCCTGATGATGAAGTTATGGCTGAGGATGAGAAAATTGACGGTGATGATGTTAAGGGGCCGGTGCAAAATAAAAGCAATGATGTTAAGGAGCCTGTAGAGAATAAAAGCAATGGCGCTGCTGATGTTAAGGAACCAGTAGAGAATAAAAGCAGCAATGGCACTGATGCCCGCATTGAAATTCATCTGGAAGCGCCTGCTGCACCTGTTTCCGCTGTGGAATTCTCAACCCCAGTAGCACAGAATAAGAATTTATGGTTGAGTGATGTAGAG ATGTCTGAGGCCGATGAATGGGGGACGCCACAGGATCAAGCTGCATTCATGAAGGAGCTGGAGCGTTTCCATAGGGAGAATGCTTTGGAATTTAAAGCCCCTAAATTTTATGGAGAGCCGCTAAATTGCCTTAA GTTATGGAGAGCTGTTATTAGATTGGGTGGCTACGAGCTG GTGACTGCATCCAAGTTGTGGCGGCAAGTAGGAGAGTCTTTCCATCCCCCCAA GACCTGTACAACAGTCTCTTGGACATTCCGCATTTTTTATGAGAAG GCACTTTTGGAATATGAAAAGAATAAGAGGCAAACTGGTGAGCTTCAACTCGCTGGATCCCTCCCTCTGTCTGCAAGAGTTGAAAAGGAG GGAGGTGGCTACCAACCTCCTGGATCAGGTAGGGCACGACGGGATGCTGCAGCTCGTGCAATGCAAGGTTGGCACTCACAGCGTCTTCTTGGATATGGTGAGGTTGCTGAGCCTATTATTAAG GACAAGAACTTAAATTCTACACTAAAGCGTGAAAAGAATCTCAAAAGTATCG GTTCACTCAAACACAAGACACCGACTGGATTGGAGCATGCTGAGAAAGCTGCAATTGTTGAAGTAGATAAGCA ATTGATCACGACAGTTGTTGACGTTGGACCCCCAGCTGATTGGGTGAAGATTAATGTGCGGGAAACT AAAGATTGCTTTGAGGTATATGCACTAGTCCCTGGGCTACTACGTGAGGAG GTTCGAGTTCAATCAGATCCAGCAGGACGTTTGGTTATAACTGGTCAACCGGAGCAGCTTGATAATCCTTGGGGCATTACGCCCTTTAAAAAG GTGGTTAGCTTACCTGGGAGAATTGATCCACTTCAGACATCTGCTGTTGTTAGCCTGCATGGCCGACTCTTTGTACGTGTCCCTTTTGAGCAGGGATCAGTTTGA